The following proteins come from a genomic window of Chaetodon auriga isolate fChaAug3 chromosome 16, fChaAug3.hap1, whole genome shotgun sequence:
- the LOC143334225 gene encoding uncharacterized protein LOC143334225 — translation MKMSGRVMSCCVVLFLALTSVSAAHKNLNSISDLKKINFGQSVPKHSLVLLHWFANEVDIDNNNVIWLTFDPNNGDYGSHHYGNYEGLLDPLPRGNIRYRYYAVGNLNQDVSVRLPSYVVNPRREYVGGNRDRIIIRVQEQNTGQAALRRIDQVYITQHYDTSEDLGTHYDPDHTYQITMNLLRQIREFSVRDNQMPLWYLRNRFQSQADDFSIRNTWGNLACLGLFLFIVIEEKYSSNQRDNRPGNNRREINNRPDHCGGIALMMCCFLILLIIILFDLSASK, via the coding sequence ATGAAGATGTCCGGAAGAGTCATGAGTTGCTGTGTAGTGCTGTTCCTTGCCCTGACCTCTGTATCAGCTGCACACAAAAACCTCAATTCAATCAGTGATTTGAAGAAAATCAACTTCGGTCAATCTGTGCCCAAGCACAGTCTTGTGCTCCTCCATTGGTTCGCCAACGAAGTTGACATTGACAATAATAATGTCATatggctgacctttgacccaaaCAATGGGGATTATGGCTCACATCATTATGGCAACTATGAGGGGCTGTTGGACCCATTGCCTCGAGGAAATATCAGATACCGGTACTACGCTGTTGGTAATCTCAACCAAGATGTATCCGTGCGACTTCCATCTTATGTTGTCAATCCCCGAAGAGAGTATGTGGGAGGAAACAGGGACAGGATCATAATAAGAGTCCAGGAGCAGAACACAGGACAGGCGGCTTTGCGGAGGATTGACCAAGTGTATATCACACAGCATTACGACACTTCTGAAGATCTGGGAACACATTATGATCCAGATCATACCTATCAGATCACTATGAACCTCTTAAGACAAATCAGAGAGTTTTCTGTGAGAGACAACCAAATGCCACTGTGGTATCTCAGAAACCGCTTTCAAAGTCAGGCTGATGATTTcagcatcagaaacacatgGGGTAACCTTGCTTGTCTTGGACTGTTCTTGTTTATTGTGATCGAGGAAAAGTACTCGTCCAACCAACGCGACAACAGACCAGGAAACAACAGACGGGAAATCAACAATAGACCAGACCACTGTGGTGGTATTGCTTTGATGATgtgctgttttttaattttattaattaTAATTTTGTTCGATCTATCTGCAAGTAAATGA